The sequence below is a genomic window from Sphingobacterium sp. ML3W.
AGATGGAGTTTTGGCTTTTAAATTCAGGTACAATTCTTTTCATTTCTAAAACGACATCATGTCTGTTTTGTACCCTAATACCCTCTATTAAGTTTTCTAGATGCGTATTGACCTGTTGAAAATCATTCTCTCTGACTTTTGCAATCATGATTTTTTTATGATGCGTAGGCATTGTGTTTTCTAAATCGTTGAGAAGTTCTTCATATAATTTTTCACCAGGACGAAGACCTGTAAATTTGATTTCAATATCCTCATTAGGGATATAGCCTGAAAGTTTGATCATCTTATTGGCCAATTCAATAATCTTCACCGATTTACCCATGTCAAAAACAAAGATTTCACCTCCTTCACCCATAGATCCGGCTTCTAGTACCAACTGGCAAGCTTCGGGAATGGTCATGAAATAACGTGTGATCTCGGGGTGGGTAACCGTTACTGGCCCCCCTTTTTCGATTTGATCTCTAAATCGGGGTATAACAGAGCCATTCGATCCTAAAACATTGCCAAATCTCGTGGTTATGAATTTAGTCTTCGCATTAATATGCTTATTTGAATGTAAGAAGTGGTTGAAAGATTGTACATATATCTCGGCAATTCTTTTTGTAGCACCCATAATATTTGTGGGATTAACGGCTTTATCGGTTGAAACAAAAACAAATTTATCCGCACCAAATTCAACCGCTAAATTAGCGATGTTTCTTGTGCCAACAACATTCGTATGTACCGCCTCTAAAGGATGATTCTCCATCATCGGGACATGCTTATATGCAGCAGCATGGTAAACGTAATGAGGCTTGAAAGTCTCGAACATCAGTTTCATTCGGTCAAGACTACGTACGTCTCCAATAAATGAATGATAGACCTGCTGCGGGTACTCGTCCTGTAGATCCAGTTGTAAATTGTGTAGTGGTGACTCCGCTTGGTCACAAAGAATGATCATCTGCGGCTCAAATCTACCTAACTGTCTTGCAATTTCGCTACCAATAGAACCAGCAGCCCCTGTTACTAAGATCCGTTTACCCTTAAGTTGACTTAAGATATTGGTATTGCTGATTTTTATAGGAGACCTTTCAAGGAGATCTTCAATTTTTATTTTTTGTATCTGATTGGGATTTAACTCCCCATTCATTATTTTCTTGACGGGAGGCAACGTTAATATCGTGACCTTTTTTGCTAAACAGATGTCGATGACATCATTTTTAGATTCCAATGGTATATTGTGAGAA
It includes:
- a CDS encoding polysaccharide biosynthesis protein, with product MFNKLNIVPRWIIFILDIFTAVCAFTLANIIFYSFDFAFIHTSDFAIRLLYAMGVTATSFYLFKMHTGIIRYTSAVDSIRILTAIVFSVLVFLIIKTVFLATGDMHTIPASLIILYALFCFLLLTTYRTFIKIFFVYTKNIRSERRNTLIYGAGDLGITVKRALDHDIRSKNAIVGYLDDNEQKIGKVIDGIKIFDPKKLGQVIIDLNIEEVIIASHNIPLESKNDVIDICLAKKVTILTLPPVKKIMNGELNPNQIQKIKIEDLLERSPIKISNTNILSQLKGKRILVTGAAGSIGSEIARQLGRFEPQMIILCDQAESPLHNLQLDLQDEYPQQVYHSFIGDVRSLDRMKLMFETFKPHYVYHAAAYKHVPMMENHPLEAVHTNVVGTRNIANLAVEFGADKFVFVSTDKAVNPTNIMGATKRIAEIYVQSFNHFLHSNKHINAKTKFITTRFGNVLGSNGSVIPRFRDQIEKGGPVTVTHPEITRYFMTIPEACQLVLEAGSMGEGGEIFVFDMGKSVKIIELANKMIKLSGYIPNEDIEIKFTGLRPGEKLYEELLNDLENTMPTHHKKIMIAKVRENDFQQVNTHLENLIEGIRVQNRHDVVLEMKRIVPEFKSQNSIYEQIDKEIEAERNLVNRV